From Mycobacterium lacus, one genomic window encodes:
- a CDS encoding M48 family metallopeptidase, which yields MAIVESPANAYPPAPHPFYGAPPRPGQPAAGYPERPHRHPWEIGLLVLVIASSVLLYLLACVMVLSGSVSLLWLSVLATPVVLYLLRGLTYGRQRANGVKMSPTQFPEGYWLVVEAAQRFGLSEVPDAYVVLGNGLINAFSSGHGFRRYVVVYSDLFEIGGQARDPEALAFVIGHEVGHIAAGHASYWRQLGQLAMKIPFLGQTLSRSMEYTADNYGYALRPTGAQRTIGVLSAGKYLLRSVDFDGMADRAGSEAGFFVWLANMLSSHPVNTWRAAALRDRAVAGSLFFRPKRPAPVVPAPANIAWMR from the coding sequence ATGGCCATCGTGGAATCGCCGGCGAACGCTTACCCACCCGCTCCCCACCCCTTCTACGGCGCGCCGCCCCGACCCGGACAACCCGCGGCAGGCTACCCGGAACGACCCCATCGCCATCCCTGGGAGATCGGACTTCTGGTGCTGGTCATCGCGTCCAGCGTCCTGCTCTATCTACTCGCGTGCGTGATGGTGCTGTCCGGTAGCGTCAGCTTGCTCTGGCTTTCGGTCCTGGCCACGCCGGTCGTGCTGTACTTGCTCCGCGGGTTGACCTACGGCCGGCAACGAGCTAACGGCGTCAAGATGTCACCCACCCAGTTTCCCGAGGGCTACTGGCTCGTCGTTGAGGCGGCCCAGCGGTTCGGTCTCAGTGAAGTACCGGACGCCTATGTCGTGCTGGGCAACGGCCTCATCAACGCCTTTTCCAGCGGGCACGGCTTCCGTCGCTATGTGGTGGTCTACAGCGACCTGTTCGAGATCGGCGGCCAGGCCCGCGATCCCGAAGCGCTGGCTTTCGTCATCGGCCACGAGGTCGGCCACATTGCCGCGGGGCACGCCTCCTATTGGCGCCAGCTCGGTCAGCTGGCAATGAAGATCCCGTTCCTCGGCCAGACGCTCTCGCGGTCAATGGAATACACAGCCGACAATTACGGATACGCGCTTCGTCCCACCGGAGCCCAGCGAACCATCGGTGTGCTCAGCGCCGGGAAGTATCTGCTCAGGTCGGTTGATTTCGACGGCATGGCCGACCGGGCCGGCTCCGAGGCCGGATTCTTCGTCTGGCTGGCCAACATGTTGTCCTCGCACCCGGTAAACACGTGGCGCGCGGCCGCGCTGCGCGACCGTGCCGTCGCGGGTTCCCTGTTCTTCCGGCCGAAGCGACCGGCGCCGGTGGTGCCTGCACCCGCAAACATCGCTTGGATGCGCTAG
- a CDS encoding decaprenyl-phosphate phosphoribosyltransferase: protein MSPEVGPPAHLATGIIKALRPRQWIKNVLVVGAPVATVGGNHDYRDVLCKVVVAIVVFCLAASSIYLINDVRDVEADRQHPVKRFRPIAAGVVSPALACTLAIVLAGASFAISAMTAQALGLVITIYLAMQLGYCFGLKHQAVLDICIVASAYLIRAIACGAATGISVSPWFLVVMAFMALFMVAGKRYAELQLAERTGAKIRKSLDSYSGAYLRFVWTMSGTAVALFYGLWAFEQDGHAVSWFAVSAIPITIAILRYAVDIDGGLAGEPEGIFLGDHVIQLMIVAWIATVCAAIAFG from the coding sequence GTGTCCCCCGAGGTGGGGCCGCCCGCCCATCTAGCGACTGGCATCATCAAGGCGCTGCGACCTCGGCAATGGATCAAGAACGTTCTGGTGGTTGGCGCGCCCGTGGCCACCGTCGGCGGTAATCACGACTACCGGGATGTTCTCTGCAAGGTGGTCGTCGCGATCGTCGTGTTCTGCCTGGCCGCCTCGTCGATTTATCTGATCAACGACGTCCGCGATGTGGAGGCCGACCGGCAGCATCCCGTCAAACGGTTTCGTCCCATCGCGGCCGGGGTGGTCTCACCGGCACTGGCCTGCACCTTGGCGATCGTGCTCGCCGGTGCCTCGTTCGCCATCTCAGCGATGACTGCCCAGGCGCTCGGGCTGGTCATCACGATCTACCTCGCGATGCAGCTCGGCTACTGCTTCGGTCTCAAACACCAAGCGGTGCTCGACATATGCATTGTCGCGTCGGCGTACCTGATCCGCGCGATCGCGTGCGGCGCGGCGACCGGCATTTCGGTGTCGCCGTGGTTCCTGGTGGTGATGGCGTTCATGGCGTTGTTCATGGTGGCGGGCAAGCGTTACGCAGAGCTGCAGCTCGCCGAGCGTACCGGCGCCAAGATTCGCAAGTCGCTCGACAGCTACAGCGGTGCCTACCTTCGATTCGTTTGGACCATGTCGGGCACCGCCGTCGCACTGTTCTACGGGCTATGGGCATTCGAGCAGGACGGGCACGCCGTGTCGTGGTTTGCGGTCTCGGCGATCCCGATCACGATCGCAATCCTGCGCTACGCCGTGGACATCGACGGCGGCCTGGCCGGTGAACCCGAAGGCATCTTCCTGGGCGACCACGTCATACAGCTAATGATCGTCGCTTGGATCGCGACGGTCTGCGCCGCAATCGCTTTCGGTTGA